Proteins encoded by one window of Desulfotignum phosphitoxidans DSM 13687:
- a CDS encoding IS1634 family transposase, whose translation HQFSRTRQRSRNRKVAGEKETFSRRLYVHVYYSPDNEAKKELAFRKDLLELKAQIQGGETEFTPSAQKKIDKYLTCSKKGRGGQLKVGFNDKAITEAKRYFGYFALVSNQTMDTFTALENYRLREKIEELFAVQKGRLDGARPRTWYPDNLRGRQFTQFISLGYHCFLMKKIKEVQAKFGKNESGKTKSLIKLEKKLGNWLAQRSLAQILDWFDCIETTKVQTAMGSYRWSTESVARDRLFLKYLGVVTE comes from the coding sequence GCACCAGTTTAGCCGGACACGCCAGCGATCACGCAACAGGAAAGTTGCAGGTGAGAAAGAAACGTTCTCGCGCCGCCTGTATGTGCATGTTTACTATTCTCCGGACAACGAAGCCAAGAAAGAACTCGCCTTCCGTAAGGATCTGCTTGAACTGAAGGCGCAAATACAAGGAGGAGAAACCGAGTTCACGCCATCTGCGCAAAAGAAAATAGACAAGTACCTGACCTGTTCCAAAAAGGGGCGTGGGGGGCAGCTTAAGGTGGGCTTCAATGATAAAGCCATTACCGAAGCAAAGAGGTACTTCGGTTATTTCGCTCTGGTCAGCAATCAGACTATGGACACATTTACAGCACTTGAAAACTATCGGTTGCGAGAAAAAATTGAAGAACTCTTTGCCGTGCAAAAAGGGAGACTCGACGGTGCGCGACCGCGCACATGGTACCCGGACAATCTGCGCGGAAGACAATTCACACAATTTATCTCGCTGGGCTATCATTGTTTCCTGATGAAAAAAATAAAGGAAGTACAGGCCAAGTTCGGGAAAAATGAATCCGGAAAAACCAAATCACTTATCAAGCTCGAAAAAAAATTGGGAAACTGGCTTGCACAACGCTCTCTCGCTCAAATCCTGGATTGGTTCGATTGCATTGAAACCACAAAGGTACAGACTGCCATGGGCAGCTATCGATGGTCCACCGAATCAGTGGCCAGAGACAGACTGTTCTTGAAGTACTTGGGAGTGGTTACCGAATAG
- a CDS encoding addiction module protein, which translates to MRPDQIKDEISRLELSEKLLLVEDIWDAIAASNSEIPMPEWQKRELKKRYEEYKQGSLELHDWKSVHKGLRDKYK; encoded by the coding sequence ATGAGACCAGATCAAATCAAAGATGAAATCAGCAGGCTGGAGCTATCTGAAAAGTTGCTTCTTGTTGAAGATATTTGGGATGCCATTGCCGCCAGCAATTCTGAAATACCCATGCCTGAATGGCAAAAGCGGGAACTGAAAAAAAGATATGAAGAATATAAGCAAGGAAGCTTGGAATTGCATGATTGGAAGTCGGTGCACAAGGGTCTGCGCGATAAATACAAATGA
- a CDS encoding Mut7-C RNAse domain-containing protein encodes MTISITFDPAFDFFLAKSHKEKDLAYPLTRSASVKDIIESLGVPHTEVGRICFNDQDIDFSFIPDTPGKLDIHAVDAPFDVRSPSMLRPEPLDRVRFIVDVNVLKLGRLLILLGFDVAYSSSFSDEQIADLSESESRIVLTRDTTLLKRRKIVFARRIRANLPYDQVVEVVDFFGLRDQTAFFSRCPRCNRPLKKVAKTDILHRLEPKTRKYFFDFFQCPTCGKVFWKGSHYDAMKKTFTSLGLKNPDK; translated from the coding sequence GTGACGATTTCGATAACATTTGATCCGGCATTTGATTTTTTTCTGGCGAAAAGCCATAAAGAAAAGGATCTGGCATATCCATTGACCCGCAGCGCATCGGTCAAGGATATCATCGAGTCTTTGGGGGTTCCCCATACGGAGGTGGGAAGGATCTGTTTCAATGATCAGGATATTGATTTTTCCTTTATTCCGGATACGCCGGGAAAACTGGATATCCATGCCGTGGATGCGCCCTTTGACGTGAGGTCCCCGTCCATGCTGCGGCCGGAACCTCTGGACCGGGTCCGGTTCATTGTGGATGTGAATGTGCTCAAACTGGGGCGGCTGCTGATTCTGCTGGGATTTGACGTGGCATATTCTTCATCGTTTTCCGATGAACAGATCGCTGATCTGTCTGAATCGGAATCCCGCATTGTCCTGACCCGGGACACGACCTTGCTCAAGCGCAGAAAAATCGTGTTTGCCAGAAGAATCCGGGCCAATCTGCCCTATGACCAGGTGGTGGAGGTGGTGGATTTTTTCGGGCTCCGGGACCAGACCGCGTTTTTTTCCCGGTGCCCCCGGTGCAACCGGCCCCTGAAAAAAGTGGCCAAAACCGATATCCTGCATCGGCTGGAGCCCAAAACCAGAAAATATTTTTTCGACTTTTTCCAATGCCCGACGTGTGGGAAAGTATTCTGGAAAGGCTCCCATTATGATGCCATGAAAAAAACCTTCACCTCTCTTGGCCTGAAAAACCCCGACAAATGA
- a CDS encoding AEC family transporter, whose product MFLPTFTTVFSAVFQLFIISAVAGVLVRTKIVSQTHIQALSAVTVNIFLPCLIVVKTVSQFDPSGFAQWWILPLSGVLISLAGLGMAFALFGRRPEKRAYISMASFQNAVYIVLPIGQLVFPDQFDRLALYCFLLILGLSPIMWSVGKVLISGDKDAAIRWQDFVTPPLVATLAAIFLVVSGTSAAIPDSLLSAMDLLGQATVPLAVFILGATLGGISLKDMPPFADVIRVTGVKFILMPAAAFAVMYGLGLYQSMPLFCSVIILQTSSPPATNLILMVRNYGGDERSVASMMLLQYLVCILAMPLWLSLWQTFAG is encoded by the coding sequence ATGTTCCTCCCCACATTTACCACGGTTTTCTCCGCTGTTTTCCAGTTGTTTATCATTTCGGCTGTTGCCGGGGTCCTGGTGCGCACAAAGATTGTCTCCCAGACCCATATCCAGGCCCTGTCCGCCGTGACCGTGAACATTTTTCTGCCCTGTCTGATCGTGGTCAAGACCGTGAGCCAGTTTGATCCGTCCGGGTTTGCCCAATGGTGGATTCTGCCGCTGTCCGGGGTCCTGATCAGTCTGGCCGGGCTGGGGATGGCATTTGCGCTGTTCGGCCGCAGACCGGAAAAACGGGCGTATATCTCCATGGCCAGCTTTCAGAACGCCGTGTATATTGTGCTGCCCATCGGACAGCTGGTGTTTCCGGACCAGTTCGACCGGCTGGCCCTGTATTGTTTTCTGCTGATCCTGGGCCTGTCTCCCATCATGTGGAGCGTGGGCAAGGTGCTGATCAGCGGGGACAAGGATGCCGCCATCCGGTGGCAGGATTTTGTCACTCCGCCCCTGGTGGCGACCCTGGCCGCCATCTTTCTGGTGGTATCCGGCACATCCGCGGCCATACCGGATAGCCTGTTGTCTGCCATGGACCTGCTGGGCCAGGCCACCGTGCCTTTGGCCGTGTTTATTTTGGGTGCCACCCTGGGCGGCATTTCTTTGAAAGACATGCCGCCGTTTGCCGATGTGATCCGGGTCACAGGGGTTAAATTCATTCTGATGCCGGCAGCCGCCTTTGCCGTGATGTATGGGCTGGGGCTTTATCAGAGTATGCCGCTGTTTTGCAGCGTCATCATCCTCCAGACTTCGTCCCCGCCGGCCACCAACCTGATTCTCATGGTGAGAAACTATGGCGGGGATGAACGGTCCGTGGCCAGCATGATGCTGCTCCAGTATCTGGTGTGCATCCTGGCCATGCCGTTGTGGTTGTCTTTGTGGCAGACATTCGCGGGCTGA
- a CDS encoding ATP-binding protein produces the protein MIRKNNTAVAAILLVVLFGTLVFIHEVRVREKAHQGIAVHADIVANALWNHNKEGVSQYLMLAAKLENYASVMVMDTRGNVFQKVSGISAGILDRFFSPLKLVPRQTLVSPVRYDDKIIGTLQAVWVCNTIYFDAILLVILVMVFVIFLLYTRVVNEKKMLENRVAHRTGELSELNKHLQKEIEEHKAAKQALEKSEERYRAYFEENIAGAYISTPLGRLIDCNRKYLDIFGFENKYQALNTPITDIYSRREERRQFLDTLVENRKVSAYETKFRKTDGSLIHLIENAAAVFDENGRLDHIRGFLLDVTEKHHLELQLLQTQKMESIGRLAGGIAHDFNNMLNVILGHADLALDKLDSSAPLYNHVQQIRNAATHSADITRQLLAFARKQTISPRVLDLNRTVEGMLTMLRRLLGEDIDLVWEPGDNPGAVQMDPSQIHQILANLCVNARDAIKDVGHITIKTQTKVFYEQEDSDLSGVIPGEFVRLRVTDDGCGMDQHTLDNLFDPFFTTKEVGKGTGLGLSTVYGIVKQNQGFIHVDSRPGKGATFDIFLPRYKDAVVTSKKESPENIPAGNGETILVVEDETAILELLQTMLEQLKYTVLAETSPQAALDLAKTCHGKIHLLITDVVMPEMNGRDLARQMTALYPKIRLLFMSGYTDNIIAGQAGEIPQTSFIQKPFSMQDIAGKVHDILTGS, from the coding sequence TTGATCCGAAAAAATAATACGGCCGTTGCCGCGATTCTGCTTGTGGTCCTGTTCGGCACCCTGGTGTTCATCCATGAGGTCCGGGTCCGGGAAAAAGCCCATCAGGGTATTGCCGTCCATGCCGATATTGTGGCCAATGCCCTGTGGAACCATAACAAGGAAGGGGTTTCCCAGTATCTGATGCTTGCTGCAAAACTGGAAAACTATGCCTCGGTCATGGTGATGGATACCCGGGGGAATGTGTTTCAAAAAGTGTCTGGCATCTCTGCCGGCATCCTGGATCGGTTTTTTTCACCTTTGAAACTGGTCCCGCGGCAAACCCTGGTTTCACCGGTTCGATATGATGACAAAATCATCGGCACCCTCCAGGCGGTCTGGGTCTGCAACACGATTTATTTTGATGCCATACTGCTGGTGATACTGGTCATGGTGTTTGTCATTTTTTTGCTGTACACGCGGGTGGTGAATGAGAAAAAAATGCTGGAAAACCGGGTGGCTCACCGCACGGGAGAACTGTCGGAACTGAACAAACATCTGCAAAAAGAGATTGAAGAACACAAAGCGGCAAAACAGGCCCTGGAAAAAAGTGAAGAGCGATACCGGGCCTATTTTGAAGAAAATATCGCCGGGGCTTATATTTCAACCCCTTTGGGCCGTCTGATTGACTGTAACCGGAAATATCTGGATATTTTCGGGTTTGAAAATAAATATCAGGCATTGAACACCCCCATCACTGACATCTATAGTCGTCGTGAGGAACGCAGGCAATTTCTGGATACCCTGGTTGAAAACAGGAAAGTGTCTGCCTATGAAACCAAATTCAGGAAAACCGACGGCAGCCTGATTCATCTCATTGAAAACGCGGCCGCCGTGTTTGATGAAAACGGCCGCCTGGATCATATCCGGGGCTTTCTGCTGGATGTAACGGAAAAACACCACCTGGAATTGCAGCTTTTACAGACACAGAAAATGGAGTCCATCGGACGGCTGGCAGGCGGGATAGCCCATGATTTCAACAACATGCTCAATGTGATTCTCGGGCATGCAGACCTGGCACTGGATAAACTCGATTCTTCCGCACCCTTGTACAACCATGTGCAGCAGATCCGGAATGCGGCCACACATTCCGCGGACATCACCCGGCAGCTGCTGGCATTTGCCAGGAAGCAGACCATTTCCCCCCGGGTACTGGATCTGAACCGGACCGTGGAAGGCATGCTCACGATGCTGCGCCGGCTTTTGGGTGAGGACATCGATCTGGTGTGGGAACCCGGTGACAACCCCGGGGCCGTGCAAATGGATCCCTCCCAGATTCACCAGATCCTGGCCAACCTGTGCGTGAACGCCCGGGATGCCATCAAGGATGTGGGGCATATCACCATAAAAACACAAACCAAAGTATTTTATGAACAGGAAGATTCTGATCTTTCAGGGGTGATTCCGGGGGAATTCGTGCGGCTGCGCGTGACCGACGACGGATGCGGCATGGATCAGCATACCCTGGACAATCTGTTTGATCCTTTTTTCACCACCAAGGAAGTGGGAAAAGGCACGGGCTTAGGATTGTCCACGGTGTACGGCATTGTCAAACAAAACCAGGGGTTCATTCATGTGGATTCCCGGCCGGGAAAAGGCGCCACATTCGATATTTTCCTGCCCCGGTACAAGGATGCCGTTGTGACGTCAAAAAAAGAGTCCCCTGAAAACATTCCGGCGGGCAACGGGGAAACCATACTGGTGGTGGAAGATGAAACCGCCATACTGGAACTGCTTCAAACCATGCTTGAACAACTGAAATACACGGTATTGGCAGAAACATCCCCCCAAGCGGCCCTGGATCTGGCCAAAACCTGCCACGGCAAAATTCACCTGCTCATCACGGATGTGGTCATGCCGGAAATGAACGGCCGGGACCTGGCCCGGCAGATGACTGCACTTTATCCAAAAATCCGTTTGTTGTTCATGTCCGGCTACACGGACAATATCATTGCCGGACAGGCCGGGGAGATCCCCCAGACATCGTTTATCCAGAAGCCCTTTTCCATGCAGGACATTGCCGGAAAGGTCCATGACATATTAACCGGATCATAA
- a CDS encoding sigma-54 interaction domain-containing protein, translated as MLTRLVCAVKEKKLAAAIEKRLAQADIRLTVFHHPHNTWQDLVRSCADVFLVSRTLIPRPVDASVAILNNLPEKPITIILDDRESSNAHANLLGAGADMVLYAGLPPDRLVEAIETTLTSRQQFYDLNRFDHRGRSQPRLHDFTSTSRDMQMFLEEVHQVVATDASLLLQGETGVGKEHLSKAIHAESHRSGGPFIALNMAAIPDQLMESELFGHEQGAFTGAIRSRRGAFELAHGGTLFLDEIGEMPLKTQSKLLRVLQDFEFIPIGGEAPVWVDVRVIAATNKDLTREVEKKRFRQDLYYRLGVITLTLPPLRQRKEDIPVMAEQFLIQQVQRMGRDIDGFSEDAVHALCEYAWPGNVRELMNVIERAVLLCRSDRITLTDLPSGFQLTKEIPGTWIHTDDTDPETAWDGRTLDQVTSRVMARVEKKYIEMVLEKTRGRVGEAARIAGIHPRGLYGKMKKLGIDKDRFKTGKDRENAHAARETRVTENQG; from the coding sequence GTGCTGACCCGGCTTGTGTGTGCCGTCAAAGAAAAAAAACTGGCTGCTGCCATTGAAAAGCGGCTGGCCCAGGCGGATATCCGGCTGACGGTGTTTCATCACCCCCACAACACCTGGCAGGACCTGGTGAGAAGCTGTGCCGATGTGTTTCTTGTCAGCCGGACCCTGATTCCCCGGCCCGTGGATGCCAGTGTCGCTATCTTGAACAATCTGCCGGAAAAACCCATCACCATTATTCTGGATGACCGGGAATCCTCCAACGCCCATGCCAATCTTCTGGGCGCGGGTGCGGATATGGTGCTGTATGCGGGACTGCCGCCGGACCGGCTGGTGGAAGCCATTGAAACCACCCTGACGTCCCGGCAGCAGTTCTATGATTTGAACCGGTTTGATCACCGGGGCCGGTCCCAGCCCCGGCTCCATGATTTTACTTCCACCAGCCGGGACATGCAGATGTTTCTGGAAGAGGTCCACCAGGTGGTGGCCACGGATGCCAGCCTGTTGCTCCAGGGGGAGACTGGCGTGGGAAAAGAGCATCTGTCCAAAGCCATCCACGCGGAAAGCCACCGGTCAGGGGGGCCGTTCATTGCCTTGAACATGGCGGCCATTCCCGATCAATTGATGGAAAGTGAGCTGTTCGGTCATGAACAGGGTGCGTTTACCGGTGCGATCCGGTCCCGGAGAGGGGCGTTTGAGCTGGCCCACGGGGGCACCCTGTTTCTGGACGAGATCGGAGAGATGCCGTTGAAGACCCAGTCCAAGCTGCTCAGGGTGCTTCAGGATTTCGAGTTTATTCCCATTGGCGGGGAAGCGCCTGTGTGGGTGGATGTCCGGGTCATCGCCGCCACCAACAAGGATCTGACCCGGGAGGTTGAAAAAAAAAGATTCCGCCAGGATCTGTATTACCGGCTGGGGGTGATCACCCTGACATTGCCGCCGCTGCGGCAGCGCAAAGAAGACATTCCCGTCATGGCCGAACAGTTTCTGATTCAGCAGGTCCAGCGCATGGGACGGGATATTGACGGGTTTTCAGAGGATGCCGTGCATGCCCTGTGCGAATATGCCTGGCCCGGTAACGTCCGGGAGCTGATGAATGTCATTGAACGGGCTGTATTGCTTTGCCGGTCGGATCGGATTACACTGACGGATCTGCCCTCCGGATTTCAGTTGACAAAAGAAATTCCCGGAACCTGGATCCATACGGATGACACCGATCCAGAGACCGCCTGGGATGGCCGGACCCTGGATCAGGTCACATCCCGGGTCATGGCCCGGGTGGAGAAAAAATATATTGAAATGGTGCTTGAAAAAACCCGGGGCCGGGTGGGGGAAGCAGCCCGGATCGCGGGTATCCATCCCAGAGGACTGTATGGAAAAATGAAGAAACTGGGAATTGACAAGGACCGGTTCAAGACGGGTAAGGACCGGGAAAACGCCCATGCGGCCCGTGAAACGCGTGTGACAGAAAATCAGGGATAA
- the speD gene encoding S-adenosylmethionine decarboxylase produces MNVYSCIKSNVTLETMPEAWGIASAIDIYECDPKKIRDAEYIKSFVVQLCDLIEMKRFGDTQVVHFGEDEKVAGFSMVQLIETSLISAHFANLTNTVYLDVFSCKAYDPEVVREFSQTSFGGSFSRISVTHRL; encoded by the coding sequence ATGAACGTATATAGCTGCATCAAATCAAACGTCACCCTGGAAACCATGCCCGAAGCCTGGGGCATTGCATCTGCCATCGACATTTATGAATGTGACCCCAAAAAAATCCGGGATGCCGAATACATTAAATCATTTGTGGTACAGCTGTGCGATCTGATCGAAATGAAGCGCTTTGGTGACACCCAGGTGGTGCATTTTGGCGAAGATGAAAAAGTGGCGGGGTTTTCCATGGTGCAGTTGATTGAAACCTCCCTGATCTCCGCCCATTTCGCCAACCTGACCAATACCGTTTACCTGGATGTGTTCAGCTGTAAAGCCTATGATCCGGAAGTGGTCCGTGAGTTTTCCCAAACCAGTTTCGGCGGGTCTTTTTCCAGAATCTCCGTCACCCACCGTCTGTAA
- a CDS encoding GNAT family N-acetyltransferase, producing MSGIQHVLYQDPAHCRKLWESLWPGRVLFDLWPVRWCFHKAFDRPLAFHVAEQAGRPVGLLALCRNDDAGTFVQFPGETWQGRTWLEQNRIIAQSPEILETLLDAVPGPVDLRYIKYRTGMNPTGLLAPDETRYLFFPASFGFDFHTYWQSIPGKTRKKLNADIRKLEARDVCISQGTLSDMAQLFQMNVAAFGQDAYFHDARFLRSFELLAEFFNKMGLLRMTCVHIAGKLAAVDMGAVWKDTYTLLAGGTHPEFPGVAKLINRHHLQWACTRHLKYVDFLCGDFNWKQRFRLTSVPLYQITTHTMLQESGIHADHGHIRCA from the coding sequence ATGAGCGGCATACAACATGTCCTGTACCAGGACCCGGCCCATTGCAGGAAATTATGGGAAAGCCTGTGGCCCGGACGGGTTCTGTTCGATCTGTGGCCGGTCAGGTGGTGCTTTCACAAAGCTTTTGACCGGCCCCTGGCGTTTCATGTGGCCGAACAGGCCGGCCGGCCCGTGGGTCTGCTGGCCTTATGCAGAAATGATGATGCCGGCACGTTTGTCCAGTTTCCCGGAGAAACCTGGCAGGGCCGGACCTGGCTTGAGCAGAACCGGATTATCGCGCAATCTCCGGAAATCCTGGAAACGCTTCTGGATGCCGTGCCGGGGCCCGTGGATCTGCGGTACATCAAATACCGGACCGGTATGAATCCGACGGGCCTGCTGGCTCCGGACGAAACCCGGTATCTGTTTTTTCCCGCGTCTTTTGGATTTGACTTTCATACCTACTGGCAGTCCATACCCGGTAAAACCCGGAAAAAACTGAATGCAGATATCCGCAAACTGGAAGCCAGGGATGTCTGCATCTCCCAAGGCACCCTGTCGGATATGGCCCAGCTGTTTCAAATGAATGTGGCGGCATTCGGGCAGGATGCCTATTTTCACGATGCCCGGTTTCTTCGTTCATTTGAACTGCTGGCGGAATTTTTCAACAAAATGGGACTGCTTCGCATGACTTGTGTGCACATCGCAGGCAAACTGGCGGCCGTGGACATGGGGGCCGTGTGGAAAGACACCTATACGCTTTTGGCCGGCGGCACCCATCCGGAATTTCCCGGTGTTGCCAAGCTCATCAACCGGCATCATCTGCAATGGGCGTGCACCCGACACCTGAAATACGTGGATTTTCTGTGCGGGGATTTCAACTGGAAACAGCGGTTCCGGCTGACGTCTGTTCCCCTGTACCAGATTACCACCCATACCATGCTTCAGGAGTCCGGCATTCATGCAGACCACGGACACATCCGCTGTGCATAA
- a CDS encoding ATP-grasp domain-containing protein — protein sequence MQTTDTSAVHKTPTVLVVGTTADYIEWIRTRYPHEALFITAPHVRQTAREPVPEPSEELVWDLSDTASLIQALTAHMDTYAQVPDGIACFDCESMVTAARLARALTLSYPDESAILNCRDKRIAKQIWQASDIPCPRVWPVHHIDDVMPIFKNVTAGLVLKPARGSGSELVFQCRSPKEAETAFHTMVSGLEKRKENPLFAHPDHLILAEERICGPEYSADFILTKTGLTLIRVARKIIPANMPFGTAAGYEVPGNLPLQVPVEMVTHILEKAARALGLDTGICMVDFVIKNNRPYLIEMTPRPGGDCLPWLLDISGNLDILKLALDVARNRPWNPCDYQFSPHMAIRIHAKKSGILQSIDARQLASEPRVKQIHLIRQPGHEIVLPPDDYDSWFLGHVIFDTYGWHFPETRCSLLARHLEIEIR from the coding sequence ATGCAGACCACGGACACATCCGCTGTGCATAAGACACCCACAGTGCTGGTGGTGGGCACCACGGCCGATTACATTGAATGGATCCGGACCCGGTATCCCCATGAGGCGCTTTTTATCACAGCCCCGCATGTCCGGCAGACAGCCCGGGAACCCGTGCCGGAGCCATCCGAAGAACTGGTATGGGACCTGTCAGACACCGCTTCTCTGATTCAGGCGTTGACCGCTCACATGGACACCTATGCTCAGGTACCTGATGGGATCGCCTGTTTTGACTGTGAATCCATGGTCACGGCGGCCCGGCTGGCCAGGGCCTTGACGCTTTCATATCCTGACGAATCCGCTATTTTGAACTGCCGGGACAAACGGATTGCCAAGCAGATATGGCAGGCCAGTGACATTCCCTGCCCCCGGGTGTGGCCGGTTCACCATATCGATGATGTGATGCCCATTTTTAAAAATGTCACGGCCGGGCTGGTGTTGAAACCGGCCCGGGGCAGCGGCAGCGAACTGGTATTTCAATGCCGGAGCCCCAAAGAAGCGGAAACCGCGTTTCACACGATGGTTTCCGGCCTGGAAAAAAGAAAAGAAAACCCGTTGTTTGCGCATCCGGATCATTTGATTCTGGCCGAAGAACGGATCTGCGGGCCGGAATACAGCGCGGATTTCATTCTCACCAAAACCGGTCTGACCCTGATCCGGGTGGCCCGGAAAATCATTCCCGCAAACATGCCCTTTGGCACGGCGGCCGGATATGAGGTTCCCGGGAACCTGCCGTTGCAGGTGCCCGTGGAAATGGTGACCCATATTCTTGAAAAAGCGGCCCGGGCCCTGGGTCTTGACACGGGTATCTGCATGGTTGATTTTGTGATCAAAAACAACCGGCCCTATCTCATAGAAATGACCCCCCGTCCCGGCGGCGACTGCCTGCCCTGGCTGCTGGATATCTCCGGGAACCTGGATATTTTAAAACTGGCTCTGGATGTGGCCCGGAACCGGCCATGGAACCCTTGTGATTACCAGTTCTCCCCCCACATGGCCATCCGGATTCATGCCAAAAAAAGCGGGATTCTTCAGTCGATCGATGCCCGGCAACTGGCATCAGAGCCCCGGGTCAAACAGATTCATCTGATCCGACAACCCGGCCACGAGATTGTCCTGCCGCCGGATGATTATGATTCCTGGTTTTTGGGACATGTCATCTTTGACACCTATGGATGGCATTTTCCTGAAACCCGGTGTTCGCTGCTGGCCCGGCACCTGGAAATAGAGATCCGATGA
- a CDS encoding diaminopimelate decarboxylase family protein, with protein MTLQTNVSYPEMTSDFLTSQVAPLFDQSQRYIDCVKTHGSPLYLVDPAMLIRQAARFRTAFASLLAHTRFYYAMKSNSMPEISRILLGEGFGLDVSSGMELAAALDLNAPDIIFSGPGKTNPELKMAANHPDRVTLLMDSMGECRRLMAILAEKKQHLSAGIRLNCQPQGLWQKFGIMPDQLRPLIQEIDAHPFLTCTGIQFHSSWNMTPDRQVEIISSLSGLLSAMPPEFLAHCKFMDIGGGYWPEKGEWLVSDDPLRHFHVPAAPVETFARDLSNALTRHVLPHGNFCICFEPGRWICHDAMHILIQVIDKKMPDMVITDAGTNAVGWERFETDYFPVLNLTRPGLTEKPCRILGSLCTPHDVWGYSFFGTDIQEGDILMIPFQGAYTYSLRQSFIKPLPETILL; from the coding sequence ATGACCTTGCAGACCAATGTTTCTTATCCTGAAATGACATCTGACTTTCTCACAAGCCAGGTGGCGCCGCTGTTTGATCAATCTCAGCGCTATATAGACTGTGTTAAAACCCATGGATCGCCTCTGTATCTGGTGGACCCGGCCATGCTGATCCGCCAGGCCGCCCGGTTTCGGACCGCGTTTGCGTCCCTCCTGGCTCACACCCGGTTTTACTATGCCATGAAAAGCAATTCCATGCCTGAGATATCCCGCATTCTGCTTGGGGAAGGATTCGGCCTGGATGTGTCGTCGGGTATGGAGCTGGCAGCCGCCCTGGACCTGAACGCCCCGGACATTATTTTCAGCGGTCCGGGCAAAACAAACCCGGAGCTGAAAATGGCGGCAAACCATCCGGACCGGGTCACCCTGCTTATGGACAGTATGGGCGAATGCCGGCGATTGATGGCGATTCTGGCGGAAAAAAAGCAGCATTTATCCGCCGGGATCCGGCTGAACTGCCAGCCTCAAGGGTTGTGGCAGAAATTCGGTATCATGCCGGACCAGCTGCGTCCCCTGATACAGGAAATTGACGCCCACCCATTTTTGACCTGCACGGGGATCCAATTTCATTCCTCCTGGAACATGACCCCGGACCGGCAGGTTGAGATCATTTCCAGCTTGAGCGGTCTGCTGTCCGCCATGCCGCCTGAGTTTCTGGCCCACTGCAAATTCATGGACATCGGCGGCGGGTACTGGCCGGAAAAAGGGGAATGGCTGGTGTCGGATGATCCGTTGCGCCATTTTCATGTGCCGGCCGCCCCCGTGGAAACCTTTGCCAGAGATCTGTCCAACGCCTTGACCCGCCATGTGCTGCCTCATGGGAATTTCTGTATCTGCTTTGAACCCGGAAGGTGGATCTGCCATGATGCCATGCACATCCTTATTCAGGTCATTGACAAAAAAATGCCGGACATGGTGATCACGGATGCCGGCACCAATGCCGTGGGCTGGGAGCGGTTTGAAACCGATTATTTTCCCGTGCTCAACCTGACCCGGCCCGGCCTGACTGAAAAGCCCTGCCGCATTTTAGGATCCTTGTGCACCCCCCATGATGTCTGGGGATATTCTTTTTTCGGCACGGACATTCAGGAAGGGGATATTCTGATGATCCCTTTTCAGGGCGCCTACACCTACAGTCTCAGACAGTCATTTATCAAACCGTTGCCAGAAACAATCCTCCTGTAA
- a CDS encoding NifB/NifX family molybdenum-iron cluster-binding protein, translating into MKIAFPVKEDKGLDSLVNDHFGVAELFLVVDLETGEIQPRTNQKIENPNAGCKTGIFDKAESVDAVVTKCIGDGGQRNMHSADIRVYAAQKDTVGENLELMKSGDLKLFHMFDLCQGKKNKKEGGCGHHH; encoded by the coding sequence ATGAAAATTGCATTCCCGGTCAAAGAAGATAAAGGACTGGACAGCCTGGTCAACGACCATTTCGGCGTGGCAGAGCTGTTTCTGGTGGTGGATCTGGAAACCGGAGAGATCCAGCCCCGGACCAACCAGAAAATTGAAAACCCCAATGCCGGATGTAAAACCGGGATATTTGACAAAGCGGAATCCGTGGATGCCGTGGTCACCAAGTGTATCGGAGACGGGGGGCAGCGAAACATGCACAGCGCGGACATCCGTGTCTATGCCGCACAAAAAGACACGGTGGGCGAAAATTTAGAACTGATGAAATCCGGCGATCTTAAGCTGTTTCACATGTTCGATCTGTGCCAGGGCAAGAAAAACAAAAAAGAGGGTGGTTGCGGACATCATCACTGA